The Acidimicrobiia bacterium genomic interval TAAAGTACAACCATATGGTTGTAGGAATGATCGATCACCTCGATGTGGATCTGCTGTTTCATGCGCTGGCCGACGCCACCCGCAGGGACATCATCACGCGAACGATGACCCGGGACTATTCGGTCTCCGGGCTGGCCCGTAGCTACACGATGAGCTTCGCCGCAGTGCAAAAACATGTGGCCGTCCTCGAACGCGCCGGCCTCATTACGAAGCATCCACGCGGGCGCGAGCAGCTCGTTCGCGGGAGTCCCACCACTATTCGAACCGCCCATGGACTTCTCGAAGAACTCGAGGAGTTATGGCGGGACCGGATTGACCGCATGGGCGAGATCCTCGCCGAACCCGAATCAGGAGAAGCCGAATGACCGTCACGAACGTACGCAAGGACCCCGAACACCTCAAGTTTTCGATCACCGCAGAGTTCGACGTCCCGACCGACCGAGCCTGGCGACTCTGGGCAGACCCTCGACAGCTCGAACGCTGGTGGGGTCCCCCGACGTATCCGGCGACATTTGTCGAACATGATCTCACTGCGGGCGGGACCGTCACCTATTACATGACAGGACCCGAAGGGGACCAGCACTACGGCTGGTGGCGCGTGCTCACGGTGGATGCCCCGAACCGGTTGGAATTCGAGGATGGGTTTGCCGACGATGCAGGTAACCCGATCAGCGATATGCCGACCACAATGGCCATGGTCACGATCGAAGCCACAGAGTCGGGCGGCGCTCGTATGACTATCACTTCCACGTTCTCCACGTTGGAGGCCATGGAACAACTGGTGGAGATGGGGATGGAGGAGGGCATGACGGCGGCCATGGGGCAGATCGACGCTCTGCTTGCAGCTGATCTCAAACCTGGAGACACCGCCTGACAAACAGTGCCCCCATGCAGTCGTCGGGACGCTCGCCGGAGTTTGTATGAGCGGTGCGGTCTTCTGGGTCGATAGAGGTAGTAGACCGGTTGGTCGAGGGGAGCGGTGTTCGGATGCCCGGGACTATCGATTCTGGAGATCACAACCGTCAACGCAAGATTCAGGGTTGGAATCTCGGCGGTTGCCCGCTCCAGCGGAGTATGGTTGAGAGTGGTCAGTCGTTTCGACCGATCCTGCTTGAGATTCGCGACACGTCGGTCGTCCGGGCCGATCAACCCGAGGTGCATAAATGGCAACAGTGAACGACATCCTCGTCGACAAGGGCTCAGAGGTATATCGGATCGAACCAGACGCGACCGTTTTCGAAGCAATAACGCAAATGGTTGATAGGAATTGTGGAGCGCTGCTCGTCATGCTTGAGTCAGATATCGTCGGTATCATCACCGAACGCGATTATCTCCGGAAAATCGCCGTGGCCGGCCGCTCATCGAAGACGACCACGGTCCGCGAGGTCATGGTCAGCTCACTTATCGTTGTTGAACCCGACACCGATATCGACGAGGCGCTCGCTCTCATCACCGATCAGCGGATTCGCCATCTTCCGGTGGTCTCGGACAGTCAACTGCAGGGGATGATCTCGATTGGGGACCTGGTTAAATACAAGACCAAGGCGCAAGCATTCCAGATCAAACACCTTGAGGAATACATCTCGGCCAGGTGACCGTTGATGATGGGATAGGCGACCGCCCGGGCGCAGGACCCCCGGACGGACAGCGGATTGGTTGGCGGACTTCTAGCGGATCAGGCTCGTTCCGCACTTTCGCCAGGCAGGTGGGCCCGGAT includes:
- a CDS encoding winged helix-turn-helix transcriptional regulator; the protein is MVVGMIDHLDVDLLFHALADATRRDIITRTMTRDYSVSGLARSYTMSFAAVQKHVAVLERAGLITKHPRGREQLVRGSPTTIRTAHGLLEELEELWRDRIDRMGEILAEPESGEAE
- a CDS encoding SRPBCC domain-containing protein, translating into MTVTNVRKDPEHLKFSITAEFDVPTDRAWRLWADPRQLERWWGPPTYPATFVEHDLTAGGTVTYYMTGPEGDQHYGWWRVLTVDAPNRLEFEDGFADDAGNPISDMPTTMAMVTIEATESGGARMTITSTFSTLEAMEQLVEMGMEEGMTAAMGQIDALLAADLKPGDTA
- a CDS encoding CBS domain-containing protein — protein: MATVNDILVDKGSEVYRIEPDATVFEAITQMVDRNCGALLVMLESDIVGIITERDYLRKIAVAGRSSKTTTVREVMVSSLIVVEPDTDIDEALALITDQRIRHLPVVSDSQLQGMISIGDLVKYKTKAQAFQIKHLEEYISAR